From a region of the Microterricola gilva genome:
- a CDS encoding aminotransferase class V-fold PLP-dependent enzyme: protein MTTWQQYVSGFTEEPGYLDYGRVGPLSAAASAETLGFTEILSRARFGSLQAIQDQDQRLREAAGTLLGQPAEQVVAVPNTTTGLLHAMFGLTGDVLLSPGEFPSLPIAASRAHEALHVTRPLWLETDHGTVTPGQIKAQLGSNTAAVAVSLVDSRTGYLADLEGIRQVIGDRLLIVDAIQGFGVVDAPYELADVVVAGGQKWCRAGWGSGVMALSERALGRLTPVFSGYTGTDGDEVWDQIPTPPPSTGARAFRTSNPDGIAQARLAAALEEIIDVGVAEIQSAMATNVSRMIDLADEFAIPVASSRHERERAGIIVLQPPAEHLTVLTASLFNHGITATSREGGVRLCVHAVLDESTVDMVRGAFTSYASAAAF, encoded by the coding sequence ATGACAACCTGGCAGCAGTACGTTTCCGGCTTCACCGAGGAGCCCGGCTACCTCGACTACGGGCGGGTCGGGCCGCTGTCGGCCGCGGCATCCGCAGAAACGCTCGGCTTCACCGAGATCCTGAGCCGGGCTCGCTTCGGCAGCCTGCAGGCCATCCAGGACCAGGACCAGCGCCTGCGTGAGGCGGCCGGAACGCTGCTCGGCCAGCCCGCCGAGCAGGTCGTGGCGGTCCCGAACACGACGACCGGCCTGCTGCACGCCATGTTCGGCCTCACCGGCGATGTGCTGCTCTCTCCCGGCGAGTTCCCCAGCCTGCCCATCGCGGCCTCGCGCGCCCACGAAGCGCTGCACGTGACGCGCCCGCTCTGGCTCGAGACCGACCACGGCACCGTGACGCCGGGCCAGATCAAGGCGCAGCTCGGCTCGAACACGGCCGCAGTGGCGGTCAGCCTCGTCGACTCGCGGACCGGCTACCTCGCCGACCTCGAGGGCATCCGCCAGGTCATCGGCGACCGCCTGCTCATCGTCGACGCCATCCAGGGTTTCGGCGTCGTCGATGCGCCGTATGAACTCGCGGATGTCGTCGTCGCCGGCGGCCAGAAGTGGTGCCGCGCCGGCTGGGGCAGCGGCGTCATGGCGCTCAGCGAACGCGCGCTCGGGCGCCTCACGCCCGTGTTCTCCGGCTACACCGGCACCGATGGCGACGAGGTCTGGGACCAGATCCCGACGCCGCCGCCCAGCACGGGTGCTCGGGCGTTCCGCACGTCCAACCCCGACGGCATCGCGCAGGCCCGCCTGGCCGCCGCCCTCGAGGAGATCATCGACGTCGGCGTCGCCGAGATCCAGTCCGCGATGGCCACAAACGTGAGCCGCATGATCGACCTCGCCGACGAGTTCGCGATCCCGGTCGCCTCCTCGCGGCACGAACGTGAGCGGGCGGGCATCATCGTGTTGCAGCCGCCTGCCGAGCACCTCACCGTGCTCACCGCGTCGCTGTTCAACCACGGCATCACGGCGACCTCGCGCGAGGGGGGCGTGCGCCTGTGCGTGCACGCCGTGCTCGACGAGTCAACGGTCGACATGGTGCGCGGAGCGTTCACCTCCTACGCAAGCGCGGCGGCGTTCTAG
- a CDS encoding isoprenyl transferase has product MHDRDESLGRGILYRLYQNRLRRGLTAETLPRHVAMIIDGNRRWAKQLGYDTAAHGHRAGAAKMREFVEWCDDLGISTVTLYLLSSDNLTNRSGEELSALIEIIADLADDLSRYRDWRVQHVGSTAGLPQPLVSALDAAQARTAGKTGLHVNLAVGYGGRKEITDAMRSIVADHHAGGGSLEDLAERLTPDLIGEHLYTGGQPDPDLVIRTSGEQRLSDFMLWQSAHSEFYFVEALGPDLRKVDFLRALRDYATRNRRFGG; this is encoded by the coding sequence GTGCACGACCGCGATGAATCACTGGGCAGGGGCATTCTCTACCGCCTCTACCAAAACCGGCTGCGCCGGGGACTGACTGCGGAGACCCTTCCGCGCCACGTCGCCATGATCATCGACGGCAACCGCCGCTGGGCGAAGCAGCTCGGCTACGACACCGCAGCGCACGGCCACCGCGCCGGTGCAGCCAAGATGCGCGAGTTCGTGGAATGGTGCGACGATCTCGGCATCTCCACGGTCACCCTCTACCTGCTCTCCAGCGACAATCTCACGAACCGTTCGGGGGAGGAGCTCTCGGCGCTGATCGAGATCATCGCCGACCTCGCCGACGACCTCTCCCGCTACCGCGACTGGCGTGTGCAACACGTCGGTTCCACGGCCGGCCTGCCGCAGCCGCTGGTCTCCGCGCTGGATGCCGCGCAGGCCCGCACCGCGGGCAAGACGGGTCTGCACGTGAACCTCGCCGTCGGCTACGGTGGCCGCAAGGAGATCACCGACGCCATGCGGAGCATCGTCGCCGATCACCACGCCGGCGGCGGCAGCCTCGAGGACCTCGCGGAACGACTCACGCCCGACCTCATCGGTGAGCACCTCTACACCGGCGGCCAGCCGGACCCCGACCTCGTCATCCGCACCTCGGGTGAGCAGCGCCTGAGTGACTTCATGTTGTGGCAGAGCGCCCACAGCGAGTTCTACTTCGTTGAGGCGCTCGGCCCCGACCTGCGCAAGGTCGACTTCCTGCGCGCCCTCCGCGACTACGCCACGCGCAATCGCCGCTTCGGCGGCTGA
- the greA gene encoding transcription elongation factor GreA: protein MAQDTSVTWLTQEAFDRLSAELEALSTTGRVEIASKIESAREEGDLKENSGYHAAKDEQGKQEARIRQLKDLLKRAEVGHAPESQGVVETGTVITAVIAGDETVFLIGDREIAGDSELDVYSPQSPLGEAILGMKIGESGSYTAPNGKQISVSISNVETWAGQ from the coding sequence ATGGCACAGGACACGAGCGTCACCTGGCTGACACAAGAGGCATTCGACCGGCTCAGCGCCGAGCTCGAGGCTCTCTCGACCACCGGCCGTGTGGAGATCGCCTCCAAGATTGAGTCAGCTCGCGAAGAGGGCGACCTCAAGGAGAACAGCGGATACCACGCCGCCAAGGACGAGCAGGGCAAGCAGGAGGCCCGCATCCGTCAGCTCAAGGATCTGCTCAAGCGCGCCGAGGTCGGCCACGCCCCGGAGAGCCAGGGCGTCGTCGAGACCGGAACCGTCATCACCGCTGTGATCGCCGGCGACGAGACCGTCTTCCTGATCGGCGACCGCGAGATCGCCGGCGACAGCGAGCTCGACGTGTACAGCCCGCAGAGCCCGCTCGGCGAGGCGATCCTCGGCATGAAGATCGGCGAGAGCGGCAGCTACACGGCCCCGAACGGCAAGCAGATCAGCGTGTCCATCAGCAACGTCGAGACGTGGGCAGGCCAGTAG
- a CDS encoding class II fumarate hydratase, which translates to MSNSADAEFRIEHDTMGEVRVPANALYSAQTQRAVENFPISGSTLESAQIVALARIKKSAALANAQLGRLDQGIADAIASAADEIIAGGHHEQFPIDVYQTGSGTSSNMNMNEVLASLATARLGSPVHPNDHVNASQSSNDVFPTSVHIAVTGALIDELIPALDHLAVSLEAKAELWATAVKAGRTHLMDATPVTLGQEFGGYARQMRLGIERVRSALPRVAEVPLGGTAVGTGINTPLGFPQLVLELLTAETELPITEAKDHFEAQANRDGLVDASGALRTIAVSLTKICNDIRWMGSGPNTGFGELNIPDLQPGSSIMPGKVNPVIPEAVLMVCSRVIGNDAAIAWGGASGSFELNVQIPVMGTALLESIRLLGNAARVLADKTVDGLEANLERAAALAGMSPSIVTPLNKIIGYEEAAKIAKHSVKQGVTVREAVIELGYVERGAITLEQLDSSLDLLSMTTPG; encoded by the coding sequence GTGAGCAACTCAGCTGACGCGGAATTCCGCATCGAACACGACACCATGGGCGAGGTGCGCGTTCCCGCGAACGCGCTCTACAGCGCACAGACGCAGCGTGCCGTTGAGAACTTCCCGATCTCGGGGTCGACATTGGAGTCGGCTCAGATCGTCGCACTGGCGCGCATCAAGAAGTCGGCGGCACTCGCCAACGCACAGCTCGGCCGCCTCGACCAGGGCATCGCCGACGCCATCGCCTCGGCCGCGGACGAGATCATCGCCGGTGGGCACCACGAGCAGTTCCCGATCGACGTCTACCAGACCGGCTCCGGCACCTCCTCGAACATGAACATGAACGAGGTGCTGGCGAGCCTGGCCACCGCGCGCCTCGGCAGCCCGGTCCACCCGAACGACCACGTCAACGCCTCGCAGTCCTCCAACGACGTGTTCCCCACCTCGGTGCACATCGCCGTCACCGGCGCGCTCATCGACGAGCTCATCCCGGCGCTCGACCACCTCGCCGTCTCCCTCGAGGCGAAGGCCGAGCTGTGGGCGACCGCCGTCAAGGCCGGCCGCACCCACCTGATGGACGCCACCCCCGTCACCCTCGGCCAGGAGTTCGGCGGCTACGCCCGCCAGATGCGCCTCGGCATCGAGCGCGTGCGGTCCGCGCTCCCCCGCGTCGCCGAGGTTCCGCTCGGCGGCACCGCCGTCGGCACCGGCATCAACACCCCGCTGGGCTTCCCGCAGCTCGTGCTCGAGCTGCTCACCGCCGAGACCGAGCTGCCGATCACCGAGGCGAAGGACCACTTCGAGGCCCAGGCCAACCGCGACGGCCTCGTCGACGCATCCGGTGCCCTCCGCACCATCGCCGTCAGCCTCACCAAGATCTGCAACGACATCCGGTGGATGGGTTCCGGCCCGAACACCGGCTTCGGCGAGCTGAACATCCCCGACCTGCAGCCCGGCTCCTCGATCATGCCCGGCAAGGTCAACCCCGTCATCCCAGAGGCCGTGCTCATGGTCTGCTCGCGCGTCATCGGCAACGACGCGGCGATCGCCTGGGGCGGCGCGTCCGGCTCCTTCGAGCTCAACGTGCAGATCCCCGTGATGGGCACCGCGCTGCTCGAGTCGATCCGCCTGCTCGGCAACGCCGCCCGCGTGCTCGCCGACAAGACCGTCGACGGCCTCGAGGCCAACCTCGAGCGCGCTGCGGCCCTCGCCGGCATGTCCCCGTCGATCGTCACGCCGCTGAACAAGATCATCGGCTACGAGGAGGCGGCGAAGATCGCCAAGCACTCCGTGAAGCAGGGCGTCACCGTGCGCGAGGCCGTGATCGAGCTCGGCTACGTCGAGCGCGGTGCCATCACGCTCGAGCAGCTGGACAGCTCGCTCGACCTGCTGAGCATGACGACCCCCGGCTAA
- a CDS encoding DUF4245 domain-containing protein, with translation MSVPTMKQPGKAPRVVAELGRPETPEETAARKAENSRKHRAKQTINNLVLSLLATLAIVVVIVLIVPRSDKPIERDIDWSAAAAAVQPSVDVTLVDPELPAGWTSNSATLSTDKADITSWYIGLISPEKQYLGIHQAIDADASWLSGLLDGTEPVSSVTVDGIEWDVYSNPKPVEDRGLFHNALVTEAGPSTIVVLGEPSPEVFNAIAQELAPDVRAAQEDAR, from the coding sequence ATGAGCGTGCCAACCATGAAGCAGCCGGGCAAGGCGCCCCGTGTCGTCGCCGAGCTCGGACGCCCGGAGACCCCGGAGGAGACCGCGGCGCGCAAGGCCGAGAACTCGCGCAAGCACCGTGCGAAGCAGACGATCAACAACCTCGTGCTGTCGCTGCTCGCGACCCTCGCCATCGTCGTCGTGATCGTGCTGATCGTGCCGCGCAGCGACAAGCCGATCGAACGAGACATCGACTGGTCGGCCGCGGCCGCCGCGGTGCAGCCCTCCGTCGATGTGACGCTCGTCGACCCGGAGCTCCCCGCCGGTTGGACCTCGAATTCGGCGACACTCAGCACCGACAAGGCCGACATCACCAGCTGGTACATCGGCCTGATCAGTCCCGAGAAGCAGTACCTCGGCATCCACCAGGCGATCGACGCCGACGCCAGCTGGCTCTCCGGCCTGCTCGACGGCACCGAGCCCGTGTCCAGCGTCACGGTGGACGGCATCGAGTGGGATGTCTACTCGAACCCGAAGCCCGTTGAGGACCGCGGACTCTTCCACAACGCCCTTGTGACCGAGGCCGGACCGAGCACCATCGTGGTGCTGGGCGAGCCCTCCCCCGAGGTGTTTAACGCTATTGCCCAAGAACTGGCCCCTGATGTCCGGGCCGCCCAGGAGGATGCTCGATGA
- the trhA gene encoding PAQR family membrane homeostasis protein TrhA, with protein MTLHDPSVDSPVDVKPTWRGWLHAGTFPLTIVAGIVLIVAAQGPAAKWSSAVFMLTSMLLFGTSALYHRFDWKPRTKLLLKRIDHANIFLLIAGTYTPMAVLALPPEKGFLLLAIVWGVTLLGIAFRVFWITAPRWLYVFFYLALGWAAVMYIPDLLAVSVAMMVLVIVGGLLYSGGAVVYALKKPNPIPGVFGFHEIFHACTVLAFFCHWTAMLIIAINPAYHAG; from the coding sequence ATGACACTGCACGATCCATCCGTGGACAGTCCCGTCGATGTGAAGCCGACGTGGCGTGGCTGGCTTCACGCCGGCACGTTCCCGCTGACGATCGTGGCCGGAATCGTGCTGATCGTCGCGGCGCAGGGGCCGGCAGCCAAGTGGTCGAGCGCGGTCTTCATGCTCACCTCGATGCTGCTCTTCGGCACCTCGGCGCTGTACCACCGCTTCGACTGGAAGCCGCGAACGAAGCTGCTGCTGAAGCGCATCGACCACGCCAACATCTTCCTGCTGATCGCGGGCACCTACACGCCGATGGCCGTGCTCGCGCTGCCGCCGGAGAAGGGCTTCCTGCTGCTGGCGATCGTCTGGGGCGTCACGCTGCTCGGTATCGCCTTCCGTGTGTTCTGGATCACGGCGCCACGCTGGCTGTACGTCTTCTTCTACCTGGCCCTCGGCTGGGCCGCGGTGATGTACATCCCCGATCTGCTCGCCGTGAGCGTGGCCATGATGGTGCTGGTCATCGTCGGCGGACTGCTCTACAGCGGCGGCGCCGTTGTATACGCGCTGAAGAAGCCCAACCCGATCCCCGGCGTCTTCGGCTTCCACGAGATCTTCCACGCGTGCACGGTGCTGGCGTTCTTCTGCCACTGGACGGCGATGCTGATCATCGCAATCAACCCCGCCTACCACGCCGGCTGA
- the ilvA gene encoding threonine ammonia-lyase gives MTDTPSTPTLIGPKLAEMQAARTTVAAVAQITPIETSRFLSDIIGSPVLLKCENLQRTGSYKIRGAFNRLSALSAEERSHGVVAASAGNHAQGVALGARELGIAATIFMPTNVPLPKLEATRDYGADVVLSGAIISETLAAAAAFAEETGAIFIPPFDHPDVVAGQGTIALELLEQVPDIDTVIVPIGGGGLISGVASAFKQHAAAGGRSVRVIGVQAENAASYIASLDAGAPINIPVKPTIADGIAVYRPGELNYAMIRDAVDEIVTVSEDDAARALLVLMERAKLVVEPAGAVSVAAILAGKVQGTGTTVAILSGGNIDPLLMQRVISHGLAASDRYLTMRVMLMDRPGELARVAAILADVKANVIEVLHTQHGPDLQITEVELDITVETRGPTHVEEVIAALRAQGYEPKLDKRRN, from the coding sequence ATGACTGACACGCCATCCACCCCCACCCTGATCGGGCCGAAGCTGGCCGAGATGCAGGCGGCGCGAACGACGGTCGCCGCCGTCGCGCAGATTACGCCGATCGAGACCTCCCGGTTCCTCTCGGACATCATCGGCTCGCCGGTGCTGCTCAAGTGCGAGAACCTGCAGCGCACGGGCTCGTACAAGATCCGCGGGGCGTTCAACCGCCTGTCGGCGTTGAGCGCCGAGGAGCGCAGCCACGGCGTCGTCGCGGCATCCGCCGGCAACCACGCGCAGGGTGTCGCGTTGGGCGCACGGGAGCTCGGCATCGCGGCAACGATCTTCATGCCGACGAACGTTCCGCTGCCCAAGCTCGAGGCCACGCGTGACTACGGCGCCGACGTCGTGCTCTCCGGGGCGATCATCAGCGAGACCCTCGCCGCCGCCGCCGCGTTCGCGGAGGAGACCGGGGCGATCTTCATCCCGCCGTTCGACCACCCCGATGTCGTCGCCGGGCAGGGCACGATCGCCCTCGAGCTGCTCGAACAGGTTCCGGATATCGACACCGTCATCGTGCCGATCGGCGGCGGCGGGCTCATCTCCGGTGTGGCCAGCGCCTTCAAGCAGCACGCGGCGGCCGGTGGACGGTCGGTGCGGGTCATCGGCGTCCAGGCCGAGAACGCCGCCTCCTACATCGCCTCACTCGATGCCGGGGCCCCGATCAACATTCCGGTGAAGCCCACGATCGCCGACGGCATCGCCGTGTACCGGCCGGGCGAGCTCAACTACGCCATGATCCGGGATGCCGTCGACGAGATCGTCACGGTGAGCGAGGACGACGCCGCCCGCGCACTCCTCGTGCTGATGGAACGCGCGAAGCTCGTTGTCGAGCCGGCCGGTGCCGTCTCGGTCGCGGCGATCCTCGCCGGCAAGGTCCAGGGCACGGGCACGACGGTCGCGATCCTCTCCGGTGGCAACATCGACCCGCTGCTCATGCAGCGCGTGATCAGCCACGGCCTCGCGGCATCCGACCGCTACCTCACCATGCGCGTGATGCTGATGGACCGGCCGGGCGAGCTCGCCCGTGTCGCCGCCATCCTCGCGGACGTGAAGGCGAATGTGATCGAGGTGCTGCACACCCAGCACGGCCCCGATCTGCAGATCACCGAGGTCGAGCTCGACATCACCGTGGAGACCCGCGGGCCCACCCACGTCGAAGAGGTCATCGCGGCGCTGCGTGCCCAAGGCTACGAGCCCAAGCTCGACAAGCGCCGCAACTAG
- a CDS encoding exodeoxyribonuclease VII small subunit, with product MPVNDDLAELSYEQARDELIRVVSELEQGSSTLEQSLALWERGEALARRCEQWLIGAKERLEAARAGAEAAASAE from the coding sequence ATGCCCGTGAACGATGACCTCGCAGAACTGAGCTATGAGCAGGCGCGCGATGAACTGATCCGTGTCGTCAGCGAACTCGAACAGGGTTCCTCGACGCTGGAGCAGTCCCTCGCCCTCTGGGAGCGTGGTGAAGCGCTGGCGCGCCGCTGCGAGCAGTGGCTGATCGGGGCCAAGGAACGCCTCGAGGCTGCCAGGGCCGGGGCGGAAGCCGCGGCATCCGCCGAATGA
- a CDS encoding DUF4307 domain-containing protein: MSTDPAQPTDLDQRYGRTRTRGRNERLILIISAAVFAVVLVAWVVWAGLDGSKPMVEARDVAHTILDDQTVRVDYEVSMPAGEQASCAVQALNEDFTVVGWKIVDIPASDRYTRAFTETLRTSLPANTGLIFRCWLT; this comes from the coding sequence ATGAGCACCGATCCCGCCCAGCCGACCGATCTCGATCAGCGCTACGGCCGAACGCGCACGCGCGGACGGAACGAGCGGCTGATCCTGATCATCTCGGCGGCGGTCTTCGCGGTGGTCCTGGTGGCGTGGGTAGTCTGGGCCGGGCTGGACGGCAGCAAGCCGATGGTCGAGGCCCGGGATGTCGCGCACACCATCCTCGACGACCAGACCGTCCGGGTGGACTACGAGGTCTCGATGCCCGCCGGTGAGCAGGCCAGCTGCGCCGTGCAGGCGCTGAATGAGGACTTCACCGTCGTCGGTTGGAAGATCGTCGACATCCCGGCATCCGATCGCTACACCCGGGCCTTCACGGAGACCCTGCGCACCTCGCTGCCCGCCAACACAGGCTTGATTTTCCGCTGCTGGCTCACCTAA
- the xseA gene encoding exodeoxyribonuclease VII large subunit, which yields MSDATPTLEAPWPVAVLSQKIRGYIERLGTAWVEGEITQWGVSGGNVYGKLKDLNEDATVSFNVWSSVRAKLDGDFKQGDRVIALVKPNYWVKGGTLTMQVFELRHVGLGDLLERLERLRKQLAAEGLFDASRKRPLPFLPHCIGLVTGKDSDAEKDVIRNAQLRWPAVNFRVVHAAVQGDRSVGEVAAAIEKLDADPEVDVIIVARGGGDFQNLLGFSDERVVRAAAAAQTPIVSAIGHEADRPLLDEVADLRASTPTDAAKRVVPDVAEELARVQQARARIGTRLTGILAAEIDRISQLRSRPVLADTAWIFDSRTQDLTRYVARGVELVERRLERAGDQTAELRAQLRALSPQATLDRGYAIVQLPDGGVLREAAQAPDGTELRLTLSSGAVTARSTGQTASR from the coding sequence GTGAGCGATGCAACACCCACCCTCGAGGCCCCCTGGCCGGTTGCCGTGCTCTCGCAGAAGATCCGCGGCTACATCGAGCGGCTCGGCACCGCGTGGGTCGAGGGCGAGATCACGCAGTGGGGCGTCTCCGGAGGCAACGTCTACGGCAAACTCAAGGACCTCAACGAGGACGCGACGGTCAGCTTCAACGTCTGGTCCTCGGTGCGCGCCAAGCTCGATGGCGACTTCAAGCAGGGTGACCGCGTCATCGCCCTCGTCAAGCCGAACTACTGGGTCAAGGGCGGCACGCTCACCATGCAGGTGTTCGAGCTGCGCCACGTCGGCCTCGGCGACCTGCTGGAGCGCCTGGAACGCCTCCGCAAGCAGCTCGCCGCCGAGGGACTCTTCGACGCCTCGCGCAAGCGGCCGCTGCCGTTCCTGCCGCACTGCATCGGCCTGGTCACCGGCAAGGACTCGGATGCCGAGAAAGACGTCATCCGTAATGCCCAGCTGCGCTGGCCCGCGGTGAACTTCCGCGTCGTGCACGCGGCGGTGCAGGGCGATCGTTCCGTTGGCGAGGTGGCCGCGGCGATCGAGAAGCTCGACGCCGATCCGGAGGTTGACGTCATCATCGTCGCGCGCGGTGGCGGCGACTTCCAGAACCTGCTCGGCTTCAGCGACGAGCGCGTCGTGCGCGCCGCCGCCGCCGCGCAGACCCCGATCGTCAGCGCCATCGGGCACGAGGCCGACCGCCCGCTGCTCGACGAGGTCGCCGACCTCCGGGCGTCGACGCCGACCGATGCCGCCAAGCGCGTCGTTCCGGATGTCGCGGAGGAGCTGGCCAGGGTGCAGCAGGCCCGCGCCCGCATCGGCACCCGCCTCACCGGCATTCTCGCGGCCGAGATCGACCGAATCTCGCAGCTGCGCAGCCGCCCCGTGCTGGCGGACACGGCGTGGATCTTCGACTCCCGCACCCAGGACCTCACCCGCTACGTCGCGCGCGGGGTGGAGCTGGTCGAACGCCGCCTCGAACGAGCGGGAGACCAGACCGCCGAACTGCGCGCCCAGCTGCGCGCGCTCTCGCCGCAGGCCACCCTCGACCGCGGCTACGCGATCGTGCAGCTTCCGGATGGCGGCGTGCTGCGCGAGGCGGCGCAGGCGCCAGACGGCACCGAGTTACGCCTGACCCTCTCGAGCGGCGCCGTGACGGCGCGGTCGACCGGCCAGACGGCGAGCCGCTGA
- a CDS encoding carbonic anhydrase yields MTVASTTATHAAASRLTPAEAWAEMRAGNDRFVAGAPVHPHQDVASRRSLAKAQGPRAALFGCADSRLAAEIIFDVGLGDLFVVRNAGQVIGDSIIGSLEYAVGVLHVPLIVVLGHDSCGAVQAAIESRLPDAAPLPHYIDGLVQKIVPAVQRVTGNREITNAKQVDAGFVGREHLRDTVAELIASSEMISDAIAAGTLAVVGANYRLLEGRAETDVIVGVV; encoded by the coding sequence ATGACCGTTGCCAGCACAACCGCCACCCACGCCGCCGCATCGCGGCTGACTCCCGCAGAGGCATGGGCGGAGATGCGCGCGGGCAATGACCGTTTCGTGGCCGGTGCCCCCGTGCACCCGCACCAGGACGTCGCCAGCCGACGCTCCCTCGCGAAGGCGCAGGGCCCCCGTGCCGCGCTGTTCGGTTGCGCGGACTCCCGTCTCGCCGCCGAGATCATCTTCGACGTCGGCCTCGGCGACCTCTTCGTCGTCCGCAACGCCGGACAGGTCATCGGCGACTCCATCATCGGTTCCCTCGAGTACGCCGTCGGTGTTCTGCACGTGCCGCTCATCGTCGTGCTCGGCCACGACTCCTGCGGTGCCGTGCAGGCGGCGATCGAGTCGCGTCTGCCGGATGCCGCGCCGCTGCCGCACTACATCGACGGGCTCGTGCAGAAGATCGTCCCTGCGGTGCAGCGCGTCACCGGGAACCGCGAGATCACCAATGCGAAGCAGGTCGACGCCGGCTTCGTCGGGCGCGAACACCTCCGCGACACCGTCGCCGAGCTGATCGCCTCCTCCGAGATGATCAGCGATGCCATCGCGGCCGGCACCTTGGCCGTCGTCGGCGCCAACTACCGCCTCCTCGAGGGGCGCGCAGAGACCGACGTCATCGTCGGCGTCGTCTGA
- a CDS encoding PhoH family protein has protein sequence MYVLDTSVLLSDPSSMFRFAEHAVVLPVIVVAELEAKRNDPEIGFFARQALRNLDELRIKHERLDFPIPVGDGGTLRVELNHSSMGVLPSGLQLNDNDSRILAVAMNLAAEGLAVTVVSKDLPLRVKAASIGLAAEEYKHELAVDSGWTGMDEITLSGEQMAALYDNERMSTRLVGDMPVNTGLVVHSERGSALGRVTARGEFKLVRGDRDVFGLHGRSAEQRLAIDLLLDPEIGILSLGGRAGTGKSALALCAGLEAVLERQQHKKIMVFRPLYAVGGQELGYLPGDAAEKMNPWGQAVFDTLGALVSDNVLEEVLDRGILEVLPLTHIRGRSLHDAFVIVDEAQSLERNVLLTVLSRIGQNSRVVLTHDVAQRDNLRVGRHDGVASVIETLKGHPLFAHMTLTRSERSAIAALVTEMLEGNELA, from the coding sequence ATCTATGTTTTGGATACCTCGGTTTTGTTGTCTGACCCCTCGTCCATGTTCCGCTTTGCCGAGCACGCCGTCGTCCTGCCGGTGATCGTGGTCGCCGAGCTTGAGGCCAAACGGAATGACCCCGAGATCGGCTTCTTCGCCAGGCAAGCGCTCCGCAACCTCGATGAGCTGCGCATCAAGCACGAGCGGCTCGACTTCCCCATTCCCGTCGGCGACGGCGGAACGCTGCGGGTCGAGCTCAACCACTCGAGCATGGGGGTGTTGCCCAGCGGGCTCCAGCTGAATGACAACGATTCGCGCATCCTCGCCGTGGCGATGAACCTCGCCGCAGAGGGACTCGCCGTGACCGTGGTCTCGAAAGACCTGCCATTGCGCGTGAAGGCGGCCTCCATCGGGCTCGCGGCCGAGGAGTACAAGCACGAACTCGCCGTCGACTCCGGCTGGACCGGGATGGACGAGATCACGCTGAGCGGCGAGCAGATGGCCGCGCTCTACGACAACGAGCGGATGTCGACGCGACTGGTCGGCGACATGCCAGTGAACACCGGGCTCGTCGTGCACTCCGAACGCGGCAGCGCGCTCGGCCGCGTCACAGCGCGCGGCGAGTTCAAGCTCGTCCGCGGTGACCGGGACGTGTTCGGTCTGCACGGCCGTTCGGCGGAGCAACGGCTGGCGATCGACCTGCTGCTCGACCCGGAGATCGGGATCCTGTCTTTGGGAGGGCGAGCCGGGACGGGGAAGTCCGCGCTCGCTCTCTGCGCCGGCCTCGAAGCCGTGCTGGAGCGGCAGCAACACAAGAAGATCATGGTGTTCCGCCCGCTCTACGCCGTCGGTGGCCAGGAGCTCGGTTACCTGCCTGGTGACGCGGCCGAGAAGATGAACCCGTGGGGACAGGCGGTGTTCGACACCCTCGGCGCGCTCGTCTCCGACAACGTGCTCGAGGAGGTGCTGGACCGCGGCATCCTCGAGGTGCTGCCGCTCACGCACATCCGCGGCCGCAGCCTGCACGACGCCTTCGTGATCGTCGACGAGGCGCAGTCGCTGGAGCGCAATGTGCTGCTGACCGTGCTCAGCCGTATCGGGCAGAACTCGCGGGTCGTGCTCACCCACGACGTCGCCCAGCGTGACAACCTGCGGGTCGGCCGCCACGACGGCGTCGCCAGCGTGATCGAGACGCTCAAGGGGCACCCGCTGTTCGCCCACATGACGCTGACACGATCCGAGCGCTCGGCGATCGCCGCCCTCGTCACCGAGATGCTGGAGGGCAACGAGCTGGCATAG